From Proteiniborus sp. MB09-C3, the proteins below share one genomic window:
- a CDS encoding lysylphosphatidylglycerol synthase transmembrane domain-containing protein: MKKNLTKFILGLIFSVGVFTYIILSNGIDKFKKQLLLLNPYWIILAIVAMGMYWFLEAIVLHMIAKSLGADIKFRDSFKVTMTGQFFNSITPFASGGQPAQAYELSLNGVKIGIAGSILTGKFIIYQSVLTLYSFIILIFKLGFFKTRLSNFTHLATIGFIVNTAVVLFLILLSSYMNFANSVVVFFCRILERLRIIKSSDKLVEKIEKQLILFRDSFIVIRSNPLLILKTSILTMIQLLSFFIIPYFIYRAFGLRDSSIGNMIAAKAFVVMITSFIPIPGASGGAEGSFYMFFSLFFGRNIIGTAVLVWRIITFYFNLLFGGLFTLLSRRETRIQGI; the protein is encoded by the coding sequence ATGAAAAAGAATCTAACTAAATTTATTTTAGGATTAATATTTAGTGTAGGAGTATTTACTTATATTATTTTATCTAATGGAATAGATAAATTTAAAAAGCAGCTTTTATTATTAAATCCTTATTGGATTATTCTCGCTATTGTAGCTATGGGCATGTACTGGTTTTTAGAAGCCATAGTACTCCATATGATAGCCAAATCATTAGGTGCAGATATTAAATTTAGGGATTCCTTTAAGGTAACCATGACTGGTCAATTTTTTAATTCAATAACTCCTTTTGCCTCAGGTGGACAGCCTGCTCAAGCATATGAGTTATCCTTAAATGGAGTGAAGATTGGGATAGCAGGCTCTATTTTAACGGGAAAATTTATAATATATCAATCAGTTTTAACTCTTTACTCCTTTATAATACTAATTTTTAAATTAGGTTTTTTTAAAACTAGGCTATCAAATTTTACTCATCTTGCGACTATAGGCTTTATTGTAAATACTGCTGTAGTACTTTTTTTAATATTACTTTCATCATATATGAATTTTGCTAATTCTGTAGTAGTATTTTTTTGTAGGATATTAGAAAGACTTAGAATTATAAAAAGTTCAGATAAGCTAGTTGAAAAGATAGAAAAACAGTTAATTTTGTTTCGTGACAGCTTTATAGTTATTAGAAGCAATCCTCTGTTGATTCTTAAGACATCTATACTTACTATGATTCAGCTATTATCATTCTTTATTATACCTTATTTTATTTATAGAGCATTTGGCTTAAGAGATAGCTCTATAGGCAATATGATTGCAGCTAAGGCATTTGTAGTTATGATTACTTCCTTTATTCCCATACCTGGAGCAAGTGGTGGTGCAGAAGGAAGCTTTTACATGTTTTTCAGCTTGTTTTTTGGTAGAAACATTATTGGTACTGCTGTACTAGTTTGGAGAATTATAACGTTTTATTTTAACCTGTTATTTGGTGGGCTTTTTACATTGTTGTCCCGTAGAGAAACAAGGATTCAGGGAATATGA
- a CDS encoding glycosyltransferase family 4 protein: MTTINMLSSAEKVKGQGVASAYIEQVNLVKNGLSDKYKVEINKFKFSDITHYHTVDLKHFLSLPFTKVSGTTVGYVHFLPETVEESLDMPVLFKKAFYKYMIAFYNQMDYLVTVNPYFIDKLCEYGIDRDKVTYIPNFVSSKDFYPYDANKKKEVRKKYGIDPEAFVVLGVGQVQTRKGVLDFVKIAKNMPDVQFIWAGGFSFGKITSGYKELKDIVDSPPENVKFIGIVERDDMNSVYNMSDVFFLPSYNELFPMSILEAMNCHVPIVLRDIDIYKNILFGYYLKAKDNKGFEEILYNLKNDENFYKTARKKSIGGSSYYSKEHVLYLWREFYDSISKDLKTKRFWGRKYEKESN; encoded by the coding sequence ATGACTACTATAAATATGCTATCATCTGCCGAAAAAGTAAAAGGGCAAGGTGTTGCTTCTGCTTATATAGAACAAGTAAATCTTGTTAAGAATGGTTTATCAGACAAATACAAGGTGGAAATAAATAAATTTAAGTTTTCAGATATTACACATTATCATACTGTAGACCTTAAGCATTTTTTAAGCTTACCCTTCACAAAGGTATCAGGAACAACAGTTGGATATGTTCACTTTCTTCCTGAAACTGTAGAAGAAAGCTTGGACATGCCAGTGCTTTTTAAAAAGGCTTTTTATAAGTATATGATAGCATTCTACAATCAAATGGATTACTTAGTAACTGTAAATCCTTATTTTATTGACAAGCTTTGTGAATATGGAATAGATAGAGATAAGGTGACCTACATACCTAATTTTGTTTCTTCCAAGGATTTTTATCCATATGATGCAAACAAAAAGAAAGAGGTAAGAAAAAAATATGGAATAGACCCTGAGGCATTTGTTGTATTAGGAGTGGGGCAAGTTCAGACGAGAAAGGGAGTTCTTGATTTTGTAAAAATTGCAAAGAACATGCCAGATGTTCAATTCATATGGGCTGGAGGATTCTCCTTTGGAAAGATTACGAGTGGCTATAAGGAGCTAAAGGATATAGTAGATTCACCACCTGAGAATGTTAAATTCATAGGAATTGTTGAGCGTGATGATATGAACTCTGTATATAATATGTCTGATGTTTTCTTTCTTCCTTCATACAATGAATTATTTCCTATGTCTATTCTAGAGGCTATGAACTGCCATGTGCCAATAGTTTTGAGAGATATAGACATCTATAAGAACATATTATTTGGCTATTATCTAAAAGCAAAAGATAATAAAGGATTTGAAGAAATACTATATAATTTAAAAAATGATGAGAATTTTTATAAGACTGCAAGAAAGAAGTCAATTGGAGGAAGCTCATACTATTCAAAGGAGCATGTGTTATACCTTTGGAGAGAGTTCTATGATAGCATAAGTAAGGATTTAAAGACAAAACGTTTTTGGGGTAGAAAATATGAAAAAGAATCTAACTAA
- a CDS encoding S1-like domain-containing RNA-binding protein encodes MIELGKVQKLQIIRETDFGVYLNTEDRKAEVDVLLPIKQVPEGIKKGDEIEVFIYKDSEDRLIATTKMPKLVVGEVGVLRVVETTRIGAFLDWGLEKDLLLPFKEQIGKAEKGREYLVGLYVDKSNRLCATMKVNKILSSDSPYKVDDKIHGIIYRINKDMGAFVAVDNKYDAMIPKHELYWTYRIGDKIEARVTKVRDDGKLALSLREKGQIQTDEDIIHVLTKMIKNGGVLMLNDDSSPEEIKEQLNMSKGAYKKVIGRLLKERKIEIIKNGVRLL; translated from the coding sequence ATGATAGAATTAGGAAAGGTTCAAAAACTACAGATTATAAGGGAAACTGATTTTGGTGTATACTTAAATACAGAAGATCGTAAAGCAGAGGTTGATGTATTGTTACCTATTAAACAGGTTCCAGAAGGCATTAAAAAAGGGGATGAAATAGAAGTATTTATATATAAGGATTCTGAAGATAGACTAATAGCAACAACAAAAATGCCTAAACTGGTAGTTGGTGAGGTAGGAGTGCTTAGGGTAGTAGAGACTACTAGGATAGGAGCTTTTTTGGATTGGGGTTTAGAAAAAGATTTGCTGCTGCCCTTTAAAGAGCAAATAGGAAAAGCAGAAAAGGGAAGGGAATATCTAGTTGGATTATATGTAGATAAAAGCAATAGATTATGTGCAACTATGAAGGTTAATAAAATTTTAAGCAGTGATTCGCCTTATAAGGTAGATGATAAAATCCATGGGATAATCTATAGAATAAATAAGGACATGGGAGCTTTTGTAGCAGTAGATAATAAATATGATGCAATGATACCTAAGCACGAGCTTTATTGGACTTACAGAATTGGAGATAAAATAGAAGCTAGGGTCACTAAGGTAAGAGATGATGGAAAACTGGCGCTAAGTCTAAGAGAAAAGGGTCAGATACAAACAGATGAAGATATAATTCATGTCCTAACGAAGATGATTAAAAACGGTGGAGTATTGATGTTAAATGACGATAGCTCTCCAGAGGAAATTAAGGAGCAGCTTAATATGAGCAAGGGTGCTTATAAGAAAGTCATTGGAAGATTATTAAAAGAAAGAAAGATTGAGATAATAAAAAATGGAGTTAGATTATTATAA